The nucleotide sequence GTCCCGGGGCGGCGGGCGTACAGGTTGAGCGCGCCGAAGTCCTCGTCGTGGGTGTAGAGCAGCACCCCGGTCATGCTGCCGATGCCCAGTTCGTGGGCCGCCGCGGCGAACCGCGGCCAGGCGGGCTGGGGGCGGGACATGTCCGCGATGCGGTACACGCGCTCGCCGTCCTTCGCGCGGTCCGCGAGGTCGAAGCACGGGCCCTCGGCCAGTTCGCCCTGGAGGCGGTCGGACTCCTCGACCAGCTCGCCGCAGGAGGACAGGGTGACGGACCTGCCCTTGCGGACGGCGAGGATCCCGGCGGCGTCACAGCCGTCGACCAGTCGCACCGCCGAGGCGGCGATCTCGTCCAGCGTCCCCTGCACCGAGTCCTGCGCGAGAAGGTTGCGCGCGAGCTCGGCCATCGACTCCGCGAAGTCACGCCACTCCAAGGCCACCACCCGTCTTCGTCACCGGTTCAGTCACCCTACCGCCCGCCGCTCCGGCACCTGCGCGGCCCGCCCGCGGCCCCGGCCACGCGGGTCAGCCGTCGTCGCGCGGGTAGGTGCGGATCACCTTCGCGTGGACGTCGGCCTGGAGGTAGGCGCTGCCGTAGTCGTCGGAGAGGTAGACGCTCATCGTCGGCCCGCTGTCGAAGACCGTGGAGGGCGGGTTG is from Streptomyces asoensis and encodes:
- a CDS encoding GAF and ANTAR domain-containing protein, whose protein sequence is MEWRDFAESMAELARNLLAQDSVQGTLDEIAASAVRLVDGCDAAGILAVRKGRSVTLSSCGELVEESDRLQGELAEGPCFDLADRAKDGERVYRIADMSRPQPAWPRFAAAAHELGIGSMTGVLLYTHDEDFGALNLYARRPGTFGEDVETAGWLLASHAAVALADAHAVDQLEDAMKTRHAIGEAMGILRERHHLSEEEAFDVLRRISQQHNVKLRDVAQRVRGGRADGA